One genomic segment of Burkholderiaceae bacterium includes these proteins:
- a CDS encoding PepSY domain-containing protein, giving the protein MKTRQTIAPALLALTLGAATLAAWAGDDCDVPVRRWQSRDAVRQMAAQKGWELERLKIDDGCYEIRGRDAEGRRFKAKLDPETLEPVSMKRRERDREHRREPAPDGPPAAAPGAAPASPLFSPGSKPRGQIE; this is encoded by the coding sequence GCCCTCACCCTGGGCGCCGCCACGCTGGCGGCCTGGGCCGGCGACGACTGCGACGTGCCGGTCCGGCGCTGGCAGTCGCGCGACGCCGTGCGCCAGATGGCGGCCCAAAAAGGCTGGGAGCTGGAGCGCCTGAAGATCGACGACGGCTGCTACGAAATCCGCGGCCGCGACGCCGAGGGCCGCCGCTTCAAGGCCAAGCTCGACCCCGAGACGCTGGAGCCGGTCAGCATGAAGCGGCGCGAGCGCGACCGCGAACACCGGCGCGAACCCGCGCCCGACGGCCCACCGGCCGCCGCGCCCGGCGCCGCCCCCGCCAGCCCCCTGTTCAGCCCCGGCAGCAAGCCGCGCGGGCAGATCGAATGA
- a CDS encoding DUF2271 domain-containing protein — MRKPLLTTLAAACALAVPALAQSREVTLTTQLKNYGGNGAYLAVYLTDAKGAYAGTLWVAGGKAKYYKHLSDWNRLSAGDAKRLQGVTGASVGAGRTLKVTADLADALIDAGYEIHVDAAVEDMRDSPSEVRLPLTAAGAGKAQAGKQYIQSTSYQLK, encoded by the coding sequence ATGCGCAAACCCCTGCTCACCACCCTCGCCGCCGCCTGCGCGCTGGCCGTGCCGGCGCTGGCCCAGAGCCGCGAAGTCACGCTCACGACGCAGCTCAAGAACTACGGCGGCAACGGCGCCTACCTGGCCGTGTACCTGACCGACGCCAAGGGCGCCTACGCCGGCACCCTGTGGGTCGCTGGCGGCAAGGCCAAGTACTACAAGCACCTGAGCGACTGGAACCGCCTGTCGGCCGGCGACGCCAAGCGCCTGCAGGGCGTGACCGGCGCCAGCGTGGGCGCGGGCCGCACGCTCAAGGTGACGGCCGACCTGGCCGACGCGCTGATCGACGCCGGCTACGAGATCCACGTCGACGCCGCCGTGGAAGACATGCGCGACAGCCCCTCCGAAGTGCGCCTGCCCCTGACGGCCGCCGGCGCGGGCAAGGCGCAGGCCGGCAAGCAGTACATCCAATCGACGAGCTATCAACTCAAATAA
- a CDS encoding PepSY domain-containing protein — translation MLWRQIHRWLGLVAGTVALVLGLTGAVLSLDPVLSRWQARPTPNSLSVAQLAGQIAASVPGAEEVRRLPSGEIVVYGFDNGQARASRIDPASGQVLGEYQPSATMRWFKNLHRSFLLGDGGRIAAALVALAMGLLAATGGVLLARRLGGWRQLLGRVRGTRVQRLHVVTGRAVLAVLLLTSVTALAMSAATFGWVTLDADAEPDLAPSTAITADLPAAQLPLLRELPVRELQKLNFPAADDPADTWQVTTTQGQGWIDRHSGQTLAWHDASTAQRINDWAVLLHTGEGAWAWAPVLGLAGLSIPLFWATGLMLWWQARSQRPRLARNSAPAQADTLVFVASENGSTWGFAQALHAALVQAGHAVHTSGLEHFQVPPNARQVLLLAATYGDGQAPAHAARALERIAQAPVTSARVAVLGFGDRQFKAFCAYAEALDAALRQRGWASLLPLERIHQQSAQEFTRWGERLAEQLGQPLTIDYRPRLPRTTELELVSRQDYPGGAGEPAAILRFKWPKASWLDRLRGRALPRFAAGDLLGVLAPGSAVPRLYSLASGWRDGFVEICVRRRAGGVCSGYLHGLQPGARIAAFIRPNPAFTLEATRRPVMLIGAGTGVAPLAGFIRGNTGYTPMHLYYGARDPALDYYFEDDLQRWLAEQRLASLNTSFSRTPQGGGYVQEALQRDAPRLRELVSKGAIVRVCGSQTMAHGVAQALDAILATMGLSVQQLKAHGRYAEDTF, via the coding sequence ATGCTTTGGCGACAAATCCACCGCTGGCTCGGCCTGGTGGCCGGCACCGTGGCCCTGGTGCTGGGCCTGACCGGGGCGGTGCTCTCGCTGGACCCGGTGCTCTCCCGCTGGCAGGCCCGGCCCACGCCCAATAGCCTGAGCGTGGCGCAGCTGGCCGGGCAGATCGCGGCCAGCGTCCCCGGTGCGGAAGAAGTCCGCCGCCTGCCTTCGGGCGAGATCGTGGTCTATGGTTTCGACAACGGCCAGGCGCGCGCCAGCCGCATCGACCCGGCCAGCGGCCAGGTGCTGGGCGAGTACCAGCCCTCGGCCACGATGCGCTGGTTCAAGAACCTGCACCGCAGCTTTCTGCTGGGCGACGGCGGGCGCATCGCGGCGGCGCTGGTCGCCCTGGCCATGGGGCTGCTCGCCGCCACCGGCGGGGTGCTGCTGGCGCGGCGCCTGGGCGGCTGGCGCCAGTTGCTCGGCCGCGTGCGCGGCACGCGGGTGCAGCGCCTGCACGTGGTCACCGGGCGCGCGGTGCTGGCGGTGCTGCTGCTCACCTCGGTCACGGCGCTGGCCATGAGCGCGGCCACCTTCGGCTGGGTCACGCTGGATGCCGACGCCGAGCCGGACCTGGCCCCCAGCACCGCCATCACCGCCGACCTGCCCGCGGCCCAATTGCCGCTGCTGCGCGAGCTGCCGGTGCGCGAGCTGCAGAAACTCAACTTCCCCGCCGCCGACGACCCCGCCGACACCTGGCAGGTCACCACCACGCAGGGCCAGGGCTGGATCGACCGCCACAGCGGCCAGACGCTGGCCTGGCACGACGCCAGCACCGCCCAGCGCATCAACGACTGGGCCGTGCTGCTGCACACCGGCGAGGGCGCCTGGGCCTGGGCGCCGGTGCTGGGACTGGCCGGCCTGTCCATCCCGCTGTTCTGGGCCACCGGCCTGATGCTGTGGTGGCAGGCCCGCAGCCAGCGCCCGCGCCTGGCCCGCAACAGCGCGCCGGCGCAGGCCGACACCCTCGTCTTCGTCGCCAGCGAGAACGGCTCGACCTGGGGCTTCGCCCAGGCGCTGCACGCGGCGCTGGTGCAGGCCGGGCACGCGGTGCACACCAGCGGCCTGGAGCACTTCCAGGTTCCGCCCAACGCCCGGCAGGTTTTGCTGCTGGCCGCCACCTACGGCGACGGCCAGGCGCCGGCGCATGCAGCGCGCGCGCTGGAGCGCATCGCGCAAGCGCCGGTGACCTCGGCGCGCGTGGCCGTGCTGGGCTTCGGCGACCGCCAGTTCAAGGCCTTCTGCGCCTACGCCGAGGCGCTGGACGCCGCGCTGCGTCAGCGCGGCTGGGCCAGCCTGCTGCCGCTGGAGCGCATCCACCAGCAGTCGGCGCAGGAGTTCACCCGCTGGGGCGAGCGGTTGGCCGAGCAGCTCGGCCAGCCGCTCACGATCGACTACCGCCCGCGCCTGCCGCGCACCACCGAGCTGGAGCTGGTCTCGCGCCAGGACTACCCGGGCGGCGCGGGCGAGCCGGCGGCCATCCTGCGCTTCAAGTGGCCCAAGGCCAGCTGGCTCGACCGCCTGCGCGGGCGCGCGCTGCCGCGCTTTGCCGCCGGCGACCTGCTGGGCGTGCTGGCGCCGGGCAGCGCCGTGCCGCGCCTGTATTCGCTCGCCAGCGGCTGGCGCGACGGCTTCGTCGAGATCTGCGTGCGCCGCCGCGCCGGCGGGGTGTGCTCGGGCTACCTGCATGGCCTGCAGCCGGGCGCACGCATCGCAGCATTCATCCGGCCCAACCCCGCCTTCACGCTGGAAGCCACGCGCCGGCCGGTGATGCTGATCGGCGCCGGCACCGGCGTGGCGCCGCTGGCCGGCTTCATCCGCGGCAACACGGGGTACACGCCCATGCACCTGTACTACGGCGCGCGCGACCCGGCGCTGGACTACTACTTCGAAGACGACCTGCAGCGCTGGCTGGCCGAGCAGCGCCTGGCCAGCCTGAACACCAGCTTCTCACGCACGCCGCAGGGCGGCGGCTACGTGCAGGAGGCCCTGCAGCGCGACGCGCCAAGGTTGCGCGAGCTGGTCTCCAAGGGCGCCATCGTGCGCGTGTGCGGCAGCCAGACCATGGCGCACGGCGTGGCGCAGGCGCTCGACGCCATCCTCGCCACCATGGGTCTGAGCGTGCAGCAGCTGAAGGCGCACGGACGCTATGCCGAAGACACCTTCTGA